The DNA region ATACTTGATCAACCGCCTCCCATCACAGGTTTTGGCTTTTGATTCTCCTTTCTTTCGTCTCTACAACACACAGCCAAGTTATGATGACCTTCACACGTTTGGGTGTGTCTGCTTTGTGCACTTGCCACCTCTAGAGCGTCATAAACTCGGCGCGCAATCTGTGCAGTGTGCCTTTATGGGTTATTCTCCTAATCAAAAGGGATTTTTGTGTTATGATGTCATTGCTCAACGCATGCGCATTTCTAGAAATGTGGTTTTCTTTGATTATCAATATTATTTTCCATgttttccttctgattctaacAGTTTTGTTCCTCTTCATACCTTTGCTGATGTTCCTCGTCCTATAGAACGTTTTAAACCTGGACAGGTGTATACTAGACGACCTCCTACTTTGCCCCCTCCCGATGCTGATCCTCCGCCTGAACCAGCACCAGTTACCCTGCGTCGATCCACTCGCCTGCATCGAACACCTGATAGGTATGGATGGGAGCCTACTTCTCTTACTGCTACTTTATCTAGTATACCTATTCCCACATGTTATTCGCAGGCTGTTAAGGACATGCGTTGGGTAAAGGCCATGCAAGATGAGCTACAAGCACTTCAGGAGAATTTCACTTGGGACATAGTCCCTTGCCCTCTTGGTGTTAAACCCATTGGTTGCAAATGGGTGTACTTTGTGAAGTTAAATTCTGATGGTTCTCTCAATCGTTATAAGGCCCGGTTGGTTGCTTTGGGTAACAAACAAGAATACGGGGTGGATTATGATGAGACCTTTGCACCTGTGGCAAAGATGACCACTGTCCGCACAATCCTTTCTATTGCTGCCTCTAACGGTTGGTccctatatcaaatggatgtgaaGAATGCATTTCTTCATGGTGATTTAGCAGAAGATATTTTTATGAAACCTCCTCCAGGCTTGTTTTCTTCCTCTGAAGGCGTGTGCAAACTCAAGCGTTCTTTATATGGCTTGCGGCAGGCTCCTCGGGCATGGTTTGAGAAATTTCGGTCTACCCTTCTTGGATTCTCTTTTTCTCAGAGCCAATATGATTCCTCCTTATTCATTCATCACACGTCCGCTGGTATTGTTCTTCTTctcatttatgttgatgacatgatcATTACTGGCTCTGATCAAGCGTCCATACAACTACTTAAACAGCAGCTTCAAGCTTCCTTTCACATGAAGGATCTTGGGTATCTTCACTATTTCTTGGGGCTTGAGGTTCATTCTGACTCCAAAGGTATTTTTCTCAATCAGCACAAGTATACTGAGGACTTAGTTTCTTTGGCTGGTCTTCAATCTGCTGTCCCTGTGGATACTCCTCTTGAAGTTAATGTCAAATATCATCGTGATGAGGGTGATCTTTTGCCTGATCCTTTATTGTATCGTCAATTGGTGGGAAGTCTTAACTATTTGACTATTACACGTCCAGATATTTCCTTTGCAGTACAACAAGTTAGTCAATTCATGCACACTCCTCGTCATCTTCACTTGGCTGCTGTTCGTCGCATCATTCGCTATTTGAAAGGAACGTCTTATCGAGGATTGTTTTTTCCGGCCAGTACATCTCTTACTTTGCTTGCCtatagtgatgctgattgggcaggTTGTGCTGATACACGAAGGTCGGTGTCCGGTTGGTGCATGTTCCTTGGTCCGGCCTTAATTTCTTGGAAGAGCAAAAAGCAAGCCCGCGTTTCCAAGTCATCCACTGAGTCTGAATATCGAGCTATGTCCACTGCTTGCTCTGAAATAACTTGGCTTCGTGGTTTATTGGCTGAACTCAGATTCCCTCAAATCAATGCTACGCCTCTCCATGCTGACAACACAAGCGCTATTCAGATTGCTACTAATCCAGTTTTTCATGAGCGCACTAAGCATATTGAAGTGGATTGTCACTCCATTCGTGAGGCTCTTGATGATCATGTTATCTCTCTTCCTCATGTCTCCTCGCAGCTTCAgcttgcagatatcttcactatAGCGGTTCCTCGTGCCCGTCACCAGTTTCTTCTTAGCAAATTGATGCTTCTTGACAAACCGCATCAATTTGAGGGGGGATGTCAATGAGGATATCTGCAATTAATGATTGTTTCCTATTTTATGTTTGAGAAATTAGGAAATAGAATCAAGAATATTCCTATTTGAATGTACAGAATTAGACTTCCTAATTTAGGTTGTGCAAATTAGGAATTAGGGTTAATTAGTCATTATTGCTTGTAAATGTAATTGTATTGTATATAGAAGAGAATAGAATCAGAGAAGGCATCAAGCCAATTATTCTTGACATGGAGGACACAGCTATGTCTCATATCAGCTAATGAAAAATAGTTCAAAAACACATTAAATAAGTGCTGAATGTAACTTTATTCATTGAAATGACTTACATGATGACTTTATTGTGCACAAACCATCACATGTGACATGATTATTTCGTATGTTCTAATGTTATTTTTCCATCCCAGCCTACAGGTGACTTCATTGTACAGTGTACACAAACCATCACTTGTGACATGATTATTTCCTAtgttctaattttatttttccatcccATGGAAGCCCATCAAATACTTTCATCATCACTCATTTTGAATCCTCAAGACATTAATGTGTGATTTCCCTTGTAGCATCTCTGAAAAGTATCCTTTGTAGAAATCTTCTACACTGATTCTATTGAACATTGCAGGTCTTTCAGGTGTAACAAGGCTTGGTGCTGGACCTATAAATGCGTTCAGTCTAGGACTCTGAAATGTGGCAATGGAAATCCTCTCCTTCTTCGCGTTCACTGTCGCTCGATGTTCGATGCTTCGGTAAATACCATTAGTCATTATCTGCCAAAACATTTAGGATATGTGTGAAAAAACCCTTAAAATCAAAATACTTAATTTGTTGTAAAATTACTTATGTGACATGAAAGAAAAATGATTGTCAATGGTTTTGTAGTAGTTACCTCCAACACGTCTCCGACGTTAATGACAAAAGCATTCAAAAGAGGTTTAATAGGAATCCACATTCCATCTTTTCTTATTTCAAGGCCTACATTTTCATTAACTTGGAGAAGGAGGGTTAGAATAGAATTATCAGAATGAGAATTGAGTCCAATAACTTTTTCTGGCTGGGGACATGGAGGGTAGTAATTCATCCTCATTGCTTGACTTCCCTCTTCAAATAGCTCTGGCACTTCACTTGGTTGAATCTTTAGAGCCTTTGTCATAAACTCCAGGATTGTGACATAGAGATTTTTCAGTTCCAAGGCATACCTCTCTAGATTATCTCTGCAATGAAATTTTTTGTTCTTGTTAATTTCATATGAAATGAATGATATTGTAAGTATAAGTAATAG from Lotus japonicus ecotype B-129 chromosome 2, LjGifu_v1.2 includes:
- the LOC130739684 gene encoding oxoglutarate-dependent flavonoid 7-O-demethylase 1-like, whose translation is MDREMVTKLGTSLAVPSVQELAKQPITKVPEQYVRPNQEPPVISNTISLSQVPVIDFNKLLSDDGTELEKLDHACKEWGFFQLINHGVNSSLVEDMKMDVQKFFNLSVEEKKVFSQKPGEMEGLGQMFIASEETKLEWADLLLIVTLPPNIRNPHLFPNLPQPFRDNLERYALELKNLYVTILEFMTKALKIQPSEVPELFEEGSQAMRMNYYPPCPQPEKVIGLNSHSDNSILTLLLQVNENVGLEIRKDGMWIPIKPLLNAFVINVGDVLEIMTNGIYRSIEHRATVNAKKERISIATFQSPRLNAFIGPAPSLVTPERPAMFNRISVEDFYKGYFSEMLQGKSHINVLRIQNE